One Petrotoga sp. 9PW.55.5.1 genomic window carries:
- a CDS encoding PLP-dependent aminotransferase family protein has translation MNLENKLSSISKSAKSNIIRELLKVANDPGMISFGGGVPDPETFPREELAQIAKEVIEEEYKFTLQYGTTEGDNELKDAYKELLEKHEGIEGVQYDNMLVTVGSQEALYLIGLVLLDESSYCAVGKPVYLGAVGAFKQRFPKFLEIPLEDDGMNINILEERLTTLSKEGKIDKFKFVYVVPTFQNPAGVTMSLEKRKRLAELADKYDFLIVEDNPYGALRFEGSPIPSIYNLNPERTILLNTFSKILCPGFRIGIIIANENIIRKFSIIKQGVNLCTPTLTQRLAARYLQKHDRIEELKPTLELYRSKKDTMLEALENEFRNIQGVSWTRPEGGLFTWLTFPEEVDTLDMFEEAKKNKVLYVPGEAFYVNEVEKNHMRLSFCLPSHDEIREGVRRLKNVVEVYLNKKTI, from the coding sequence ATGAATTTAGAAAATAAACTTTCATCAATTTCAAAATCTGCTAAATCCAATATTATAAGAGAACTATTGAAAGTTGCTAATGATCCTGGAATGATTTCTTTTGGAGGAGGTGTTCCTGATCCCGAGACTTTTCCAAGAGAGGAATTAGCTCAAATCGCAAAAGAAGTGATTGAGGAAGAATACAAATTTACTTTACAATATGGAACGACTGAGGGAGACAATGAACTAAAAGATGCTTATAAAGAATTATTGGAAAAACATGAAGGGATTGAAGGAGTTCAATACGATAACATGTTAGTTACCGTTGGATCACAAGAGGCATTGTATTTAATTGGTTTGGTCTTATTGGATGAAAGTTCTTACTGTGCAGTTGGAAAACCTGTTTATTTAGGAGCGGTAGGAGCATTTAAACAAAGATTTCCAAAGTTTTTAGAGATTCCCCTAGAAGATGATGGTATGAACATTAATATCTTAGAAGAACGATTAACAACATTATCAAAAGAGGGAAAGATAGATAAATTCAAATTTGTTTACGTGGTTCCTACTTTCCAAAATCCAGCTGGAGTTACTATGAGCTTGGAAAAAAGGAAAAGATTAGCAGAACTTGCTGATAAATATGATTTCCTTATTGTTGAAGATAACCCATATGGCGCTCTTAGATTTGAAGGTTCACCGATCCCCTCTATTTATAATTTAAATCCAGAAAGAACTATATTGTTGAATACTTTTTCAAAAATCTTATGTCCTGGTTTTAGAATAGGCATAATCATAGCAAATGAAAATATAATAAGGAAATTTTCAATTATTAAACAAGGAGTAAATCTTTGCACCCCTACCTTAACTCAAAGACTTGCTGCAAGATACCTTCAAAAACATGACAGGATTGAAGAATTAAAACCCACGTTAGAACTTTATAGATCGAAAAAAGATACAATGTTGGAAGCTTTAGAAAATGAGTTTCGAAATATCCAAGGTGTTAGCTGGACACGTCCAGAAGGAGGTCTGTTTACGTGGTTAACTTTTCCAGAAGAAGTTGATACTCTTGATATGTTTGAAGAAGCTAAAAAGAATAAAGTTTTGTATGTACCTGGAGAAGCTTTTTATGTAAACGAAGTTGAGAAGAATCATATGAGATTGTCTTTTTGTCTTCCTTCGCACGATGAGATAAGAGAAGGTGTAAGAAGGCTTAAGAATGTAGTTGAAGTTTATTTAAATAAAAAGACTATATGA